The DNA sequence TTTTTAGTATCAGAGTTAATTTTTAATTTTTTAAAAAGAAAATTTTCTTCTATTTATTTAATATATAATCATTTGAAAAAATCATTTCTACAAGAAGTAGTAATAGAAAAATTTTTACCAATCGATTTCAAAAATTTTAGAAAAAAAACACTAGAATTTTCCTATATTCTAGAACCTTCTCAAGAAGAAATAATTAATTTTATAATTCCAAAATTTTTAAATACAAAATTATTAAAAATTTTTTTTGAATCTATCATAGCAGAACATACATCCCGTATGATATCTATGCATAAAGCAACAGAAAACGCTTCCGATCTTAAACAAGATCTAATATTAAATTATAATAAAGAAAGACAAACTGCCATTACTAAAGAAATACTTGAAATTATAAGCGGATTAGAATCTTTAAATTAAATTAAAGAAAATAAAACATTTTGAACGAAATATCACATAATTTTTTTATGGAAAAAAAAATAATGTTAACAGGAATTAGAAGTACAGGAACTCCTCATTTAGGAAATATTTTAAGTGTTATTATTCCATCTGTATCTATAGCTAATAAAAATGCAAAACATTCTTCATTTATATTTATAGCGGATTTACATTCTATGATTCAAATGGAAAAAGAAAGTATAAGTACCATTAAAAATTATACTTATCAAATTGCAGCAGCATGGTTAGCTTTTGGATTAAACATAGATAATTGTTTATTTTATAGACAATCAGATATTTCTTCCGTTACCGAATTAGCTTGGTATTTTAATTGTTTTTATCCATATAAAAGACTTACATTAGCACATGCTTTTAAAAAAGAAATAAAAGAAATAGATAAAAAAAAAATAAGTGTTGGTTTATTTACTTACCCTATTTTAATGGCTGCTGATATTTTACTTTATAACGCAAAACTTATTCCAGTAGGAAAAGATCAATTACAACATATAGAAATAGCTCGTCGTATTGCCTATTATTTTAATAAAAAAATAGGAAAACAATTATTTGTATTACCTAATGCTTTTTTACAAAAAAAAATGTTTGTAATAGGAACAGATGGAACAAAAATGAGCAAATCTAAGAAAAACTGTATTAATATTTTTTCTTCAGATGAAATTTTGAAAAAACAAATTATGAGTATTCGTACAGATAGTAAGTCTGTAAAAGAGAAAAAAAACCCAGAAACTGATTATATTATTTCTTTATATAGTTTGATAGCTCCTGTAGATAAAATAGAGATTATGAAAAAAAAATATATGAAAGGAGGATATAGCTATTTCGAGGCAAAAATTGCATTATATGAATACATCATTCATAAATTTTCGTCGGAAAGAAAAAAATTTTTTTCTTTCATAAAAAATAAATCTTTATTGGATCATATTTTAGATTCAGGTGCTAAAAAAGCAAAAAAAATAGCTGAAGAAAGATTAAATTTCATTAGAAAACATTTAAAATTCAATCCTATAATTTGATTTATCAAATATTTTTTGTCATTATGACACAATTATAATTTTTGGCAAATCTTTTGCTAATTACAGTCCATAGAATTATTTTGAAAATATTTTTATATTATGAACATTAATCAAAAAAATACTGAAGAACAGTCAAAACCATATTCTACTAATGAAATAAATAAGATAAAACCTTCTTTTTGTAAAAAAAAAGAAACTTATGATCCATTGAAAAAAGAAATTGAATTTCTGAAAAAAGAATTCGAAAAAGAAAAAGATAAATTCTTACGTCTTTTTGCAGAATTCGAAAATTACAAAAAACGGATCCAAAAAGAAAGATTTGATATTTTTAGAGATGTTCATGAACAAATTCTTATAGATTTAATTCCAATTTTAGATGATTTTGAAAGAGGAATTAAAGAATTAAAAAAATATCAAGAAGAACATCCAGTAAAAGGAATTTTTTTGATACAAGAGAAATTCATTAATATTTTAAAGGAAAAAGAATTAAATAAAATAAAGATAAAAAAAGGAGATGATTTTAATACAGATTTTCATGAAGCTATAACACAAATTCCAGCTGTTACGGAAGATTTAAAAGGAAAAATTATAGAAATCATAGAAGCGGGATATATTCTAAAAGGAAAAGTCATACGACACGCTAAAGTCATTATAGGAAAATAATTAATTTTATCTTCATGATGAAAAAAGATTATTACGAAGTATTAGGAGTTTCTAAAAATGCTTCTCCAGAAGAAATAAAAAAAGCTTATAGAAAACTAGCAATAAAATATCATCCAGATAAAAATTTAGATAATAAAAAGGAAGCAGAAGAAAAATTTAAAGAAGCGGCTGAAGCTTACGAAGTATTAAGTAATTCAGAAAAAAGACAACGTTATGATAAATTTGGACATTCCGGAATAAAAGGAAGTAGTTCGGGTTCAGGAATGAATATGGAAGATATCTTTGATAATTTTGGAGATATTTTTGCAGATGCATTTGGTGAAGGATTTTCTAGTTTTGGATTTGGAAAATCAAGTAGACACAGAACTATCAAGGGAAGTGATTTAAGAATAAGAGTAAAACTTTCATTAGAAGAAATAGCTAATGGAATAGAAAAAAAAGTTAAAGTTAAAAGATTAAAAGTTTCTAAAGGAATCAAATTTAAAAATTGTTCATCTTGTAATGGAACTGGTCAAATAATCCGAATCACTAATACTATTTTAGGAAGAATGCAAACTACTTCACAATGCGGGATATGTAATGGAACTGGAAAAATTATAGGAAATATTCCTTATGGAGCCAATAAACATGGATTAATTAAAGAGGAAGAATTAGTGAATATTAAGATTCCAGCAGGTCTTACAGAAGGAATTCAATTAAAAGTATCTGAGAAAGGAAATGAAGCCCCATTTGGTGGAATTTCTGGAGACTTGATTGTATTAATTGAGGAGATTCCTCATCCTAAATTAAAAAGAGAAGGGTGTAATCTTCATTATGATTTGTATATATCATTTCCAGACGCAATATTAGGAGCTTTAAAAGAGGTTCCAACTATTAATGGAAAAGCAAGAATAAAAATAGATTCAGGAACACAATCAGGAAAAACTCTTAGATTAAAAAATAAAGGATTACCTAATATTGAAGGATATGGATATGGAAGCCTTTTTATTCATGTTAATGTTTGGACTCCAAAAAAAATTAATGAGGAACAAAGAAAATTCTTTGAAAAAATAAGAAAAAATGAAAATTTTCTTCCCCATCCCGGAAATTCAGAAAAATCATTTTTTGATCATGTAAGAGAAATGTTTTCTTAAAAAATCCTTTATTTTTTCATTTATTGAATAATTATTAGTTCCTCTACAATTCTATTTTTATTTTAATAAGATTCTTTATTATTTTATCAATTTTTATTATGATGCAAAAAGTAGTAGTTGGCCTTTCAGGTGGCGTAGATTCAAGTGTTGCTGCATTAATCCTAAAAAATAAGGGTTATGAAGTTATTGGTTTATTTATGCATAATTGGGAGGAAGATGATTTTAATCATCATCATAAATGTTCTTGGAAAGAAGATAGCATTGACGCTATGTTAGTAGCTAAGCAATTAGATATTCCTTTTCAAATAATCGATATGAAAAATGAATACAAAAAACATATTATAAATTATATGTTTAATGAATATAGTTTAGGAAAAACTCCTAATCCAGATATTTTATGTAACAAAAAAATAAAATTTAACATTTTTTTGAAAAAATCTCTTAATTTAGGAGCTAATTTTATTGCTACAGGACACTATGTTAATAAAGAAAAAATTATAAAAAACAGAAAAATAATTTATCGTCTTTTGATTGGAAAAGACTTTAATAAAGATCAATCATATTTTTTATGTCAATTAACACAATATCAGTTAAAAAAATCCCTATTTCCATTAGGTTTATTAACTAAAAACCAAGTAAGAAAAATAGCAGAAGTGCATAAATTATGGAATGCTCATAAAAAAGAATCTCAAGGATTATGTTTTGTAGGTAAAATTCATTTATTTAATTTTCTTAAAAAAAAAATCACTCCAAAAAAGGGAGAAATAATATATATTAATTCTACTGCTTCAGTATATCATGAAAAAAAAAATTTTTTTTCTAAAGAAGAAGAATTATTTTTTCTATCGAAAAAAAAAATATATAAAAAATCAGATGGAAAAATAATTGGTTATCATCAAGGTGCCTATTATTTTACTAAAGGACAACGTAAGGGAATAGCATTAGGAGGCTATAAAGAACCTCTTTTTGTTATAGATACTGATGTAAAAAAAAATATCGTTTATACAGGAATGGGAAAAAAACATCCAGGATTATATAGAAAATCTTTGTTTATTCAGGAAAATAATATTCATTGGGTTCGAAAAGACCTTTCAATTTTCGAAGGAGAAAAAATGAATGTTCTTTGTAGAATTCGTTATAGACAGCCATTACAAAAATCAAAATTATATAAAATAAAAAAAGGAATGTTTATCGAATTTGAAAATATGCAATGTGCTATAACGGAGGGGCAATTTGCTGTTTGGTATCTTGGAAAAGAATTAATCGGATCAGGAATCATCTCTATGATTTTATATTCCTTAATTTTTTAAATTGAAAATATATATCCACAATAATTTATTATATTTTTATTATTATAAACTTTATAATATATTTATTAATAAATTGAAAAAATAATAATATTTTAAAATAAAAACATAAAATCCTCTTTTATATAATCTATTTTTTTCATATTTTTGCATATTACATAATTAAAAAAAATTTCAGAATTCACTCTCATAAAGCTATTCAAATTCGGTTTTTTTATCCCCACTTTTTATAGCTCGGAGTGATCTTTTATTTTTAATAAAAATTCATGAAAAAAAAAATTAACAATTTTAGCCAAAAAATTACAAAAGAATCTAATTTACCAGCAGCACATGCTATGTTATATGCTACAGGATTAAAAGAATTAGATTTTTGTAAGGCCCAAATAGGAATTGTTAGTAATTGGTATGAAGGAAATCCTTGTAATATGCATTTATATAAATTATCCGAAAAAATAAAATCATCGGTTATAACTAAAGATCTAGTAGGATTTCAATTTTCTACTATTGGAGTAAGCGATGGAATTACCATGGGAACTTCAGGAATGAGGTATTCACTTCCTTCTAGAGAATTAATAGCAGATAGTATAGAAACTGTAGTAGATTCTCATCATTATGATGGAGTAATAGCTATACCTGGATGTGATAAAAATATACCAGGAGTTATGATTGCTTTACTGAGATTGAATAGACCATCTATTATCGTATATGGAGGAAGTATTTCTTCTGGAAATTATAATGGAAAAAAATTAGATATAATTTCTTCTTTTGAAGCTTTAGGAAAAAAAAATACTTTTCAAATTTCCGAAAATGAATACAAAAATATCGTAAAAAATTCTTGTCCAGGTCCAGGAGCTTGTGGAGGTATGTATACGGCAAATACTATGGCTTCTGCCTTAGAAACTATGGGAATGATGCTTCCTTATTCTTCTTCTTCTCCTTCAACAAGTGAAAATAAAAAAATAGAATGTAAAGAAGTTTCTAAACATATTAAAAATCTATTAAAAAAAAACATTAAACCAAAAGATATAGTAACTAAAAACTCTATAAAAAATGGAGTGAAATTGGCAATGTGTTTAGGTGGATCTACTAATTTAGTCTTACATTTTTTAGCTATTGCTAAATCAGCAAATATTGATTTCTCTTTAAAAGAATTTCAAAAAATTAGCAATCAAGTCCCTCTTATTGGAAATTTGAAACCTAGTGGTTTATTCTTAATGGAAGATATTCACAAATATATAGGAGGAATGCCTGTTATTATAAAATATTTATTAAATGAAGGAATATTATATGGAGATTGTTTAACTGTTACTGGAAAAACATTATATGAAAATATGAAAAATATTCCTAATATAACTTTTAATCAAAAAATTATTCATTCTTTAGATAAACCCATAAAAAAAAATAGCCATATCAGAATTTTGTATGGAAATTTAGCTCCTGAAGGAGCTATAGCTAAAATTACTGGAAAAGAAGGAACAATTTTCAGAGGAAAAGCTCGTGTTTTTAATTCGGAAAAAGAAGCAAATTCAGCTATTATAAATAATGAAGTTTTACCTGGAGTTGTTATTGTAATACGATACGTAGGACCAATAGGAGGACCAGGAATGCCAGAAATGTTAAAACCAACATCGTACATTATGGGATCTGGTTTAGGCAAAAAAGTCGCTCTTATTACAGATGGTAGATTTTCAGGAGGATCACATGGTTTTGTCGTAGGACATATTACTCCAGAAGCACAATCTGGAGGATTAATTTCTTTAGTACAAAATGATGATTTTATCAAAATAGATACGGAAAATAATATTATTACTCTTGAAGTAAAAAACGAAGAAATCCAAAAAAGAAGAAGAATATGGATTCCTCCTTTATTAAAAGTTAAAAAAGGATATTTATATAAATATGCAAAAACGGTATCTTCAGCTTCTGAAGGATGTATTACAGATTAATTCTAGTTTTTTTTTGATTTTAGTATGGAAAAAAAGTTATTCTATGGTTCAGAAATAGTAATAAAAGCACTTTTATACGAAAAAGTAGAATATATATTTGGATATCCAGGAGGAGCGATTATGCCGATATATAATTCCTTACACGATTACTTAAATTCCATTTCGCATATTCTTATGCGTCACGAACAAGGATTAATTCATGCAGCACAAGGTTACGCCAGAACAACTGGAAAAATCGGTGTATGTTTTACAACTTCGGGTCCAGGAGCTACTAATTTAATTACCGGATTAGCAGATGCTTTAATAGATAGCACACCTATTGTTTGCATTACTGGACAGGTTTCCTCTCATTTATTAGGAACTGACGCCTTTCAAGAAACAAATATTATAGATATATCTATTCCTGTAACAAAATGGAATATTCAAGTTTTAAAAGCTAAAAATATCTGTAAATCAATCCAAAAAGGATTCTTTATAGCTAAACAAGGAAGACCAGGACCTGTATTAATAGATATTACTAAAGATGCTCAACTTCAAAAAACTGTATTTCATTATACACGTTGTAAATATATAAAAAATTTTCATCCATATCCTTGCATAGAAAACAAAAAAATTATGGAAGCGGCAAAATTAATTAATTCGGCTAAAAAACCCTTGGTACTTGTAGGTCAAGGAGTAATTTTAGCAGAAGCAGAAAATGAATTTAAAAAATTTGTTGAAAAAACAGGAATTCCAGTAGCTAGTACTCTATTAGGATTAGGAGTGTTAAATAGTAATCATCATTTATATGTAGGAATGTTAGGAATGCATGGAAACTATGCTCCTAATATTTTAACTAATCAATGTGATATTCTTATTGCAGTAGGAATGCGATTTGACGATCGTGTAACTGGAGATATTAAAAAATATGCTAAGCAAGCTAAAGTTATTCATTTAGAAATAGATTCTTCCGAAATCAATAAAAATATCTTATGTCATGTCCCAATTTTGGGAGATTGTAAATTATCTTTAAAAAAATTGATTTTCTATGTTAATGAATCTATTCATACAAAATGGAAAGATAAATTCTTTCAACTTAAAAGAAAAGAAAAAACTATAGTAATACAAAGAGATCTTTATCCAAAAAAAAAAGGAATCACCATGGGTGAAGTAGTAAAATGGATAAACCAATATAAAAAAAAAAATGCAGTTCTTGTAACTGACGTAGGACAACACCAAATGATAGCTTCAAGATATTTCAATTTTACTTGTAAAAAAAGTCAAATAACTTCTGGAGGATTAGGAACTATGGGTTTTGCTTTACCGGCTTCTATAGGAGCTCAATTAGGAGCTAAAAATAGACAAATTCTTTGTATTGTAGGTGATGGAGGTTTTCAAATGACAATTCAAGAAATGGGATCTATCTTAGAATATAAAATTCCTATTAAAATTGTATTATTAAATAATAATTTTTTAGGAATGGTACGTCAGTGGCAACAGCTTTTTTTTGATAAACGTTATTCATGTACAGAATTAGTGAATCCAAATTTTATAAAACTAGCTCAAGCTTATAATATAAAAGCAAAAAAAGTAAATAAAAGAGAAGAGCTAGAAAACTCAGTAAAAAAAGCATTAAATCATAAAAAAGCTTTTTTATTAGAAGTTATAATTGAAAAAGAAGATAACGTGTTTCCTATGATTCCTTCAGGAGCATCTGTAGATGAAATTCGTTTAACATGAATTAATGATAATTATAAATAAAATATAAAAATAATATATAAAAAAATATTATGAAAAATAAATTCAGAATAATAATTTTAGGAGAAAAAGAAACAAGATTATTAAGTAGGATTCTTATTATTTTCAATCGAAAAAACATTAAAACTGATCACATTAATATATCTAATAAAAATAAAAAAAAACCCATTGATACTAATAACCAATATGTTATAGACTTAAAATGTAAAGAAGATCAATTATTTAAAATCAAAAAATTAATTGAAAAATTAATTGGTATTATTCATGTTTATTCTTACAAATTAAAAGAAAAAATTTATGAAAAAAAATGGATTTACCATTAGATACAACATATTAAAATTAAATAATAAAAATTATGAAAATTAAATTCGGATCAATAGAAGAAACTATCATTACAAGAGACGAATTTCCATTATCTAAAGCTATAGAAATTTTAAAAAAAGAAACTATTTCTGTTTTGGGATATGGAATTCAAGGTCCTGGACAATCTCTTAATTTAAGAGATAATGGTTTTAAAGTTATAGTAGGACAAAGAAAACATTCTCTTTCTTGGGAAAAAGCATTAAAAGATGGATGGATAGAAGGTAAAAATCTTTTTTCTTTAGAAGAAGCCTCTGAAAAAGGGAGTATACTTATGTATTTATTATCAGATGCAGGTCAAAT is a window from the Blattabacterium cuenoti STAT genome containing:
- the trpS gene encoding tryptophan--tRNA ligase, whose translation is MEKKIMLTGIRSTGTPHLGNILSVIIPSVSIANKNAKHSSFIFIADLHSMIQMEKESISTIKNYTYQIAAAWLAFGLNIDNCLFYRQSDISSVTELAWYFNCFYPYKRLTLAHAFKKEIKEIDKKKISVGLFTYPILMAADILLYNAKLIPVGKDQLQHIEIARRIAYYFNKKIGKQLFVLPNAFLQKKMFVIGTDGTKMSKSKKNCINIFSSDEILKKQIMSIRTDSKSVKEKKNPETDYIISLYSLIAPVDKIEIMKKKYMKGGYSYFEAKIALYEYIIHKFSSERKKFFSFIKNKSLLDHILDSGAKKAKKIAEERLNFIRKHLKFNPII
- a CDS encoding nucleotide exchange factor GrpE, translating into MNINQKNTEEQSKPYSTNEINKIKPSFCKKKETYDPLKKEIEFLKKEFEKEKDKFLRLFAEFENYKKRIQKERFDIFRDVHEQILIDLIPILDDFERGIKELKKYQEEHPVKGIFLIQEKFINILKEKELNKIKIKKGDDFNTDFHEAITQIPAVTEDLKGKIIEIIEAGYILKGKVIRHAKVIIGK
- the dnaJ gene encoding molecular chaperone DnaJ, with translation MMKKDYYEVLGVSKNASPEEIKKAYRKLAIKYHPDKNLDNKKEAEEKFKEAAEAYEVLSNSEKRQRYDKFGHSGIKGSSSGSGMNMEDIFDNFGDIFADAFGEGFSSFGFGKSSRHRTIKGSDLRIRVKLSLEEIANGIEKKVKVKRLKVSKGIKFKNCSSCNGTGQIIRITNTILGRMQTTSQCGICNGTGKIIGNIPYGANKHGLIKEEELVNIKIPAGLTEGIQLKVSEKGNEAPFGGISGDLIVLIEEIPHPKLKREGCNLHYDLYISFPDAILGALKEVPTINGKARIKIDSGTQSGKTLRLKNKGLPNIEGYGYGSLFIHVNVWTPKKINEEQRKFFEKIRKNENFLPHPGNSEKSFFDHVREMFS
- the mnmA gene encoding tRNA 2-thiouridine(34) synthase MnmA, giving the protein MQKVVVGLSGGVDSSVAALILKNKGYEVIGLFMHNWEEDDFNHHHKCSWKEDSIDAMLVAKQLDIPFQIIDMKNEYKKHIINYMFNEYSLGKTPNPDILCNKKIKFNIFLKKSLNLGANFIATGHYVNKEKIIKNRKIIYRLLIGKDFNKDQSYFLCQLTQYQLKKSLFPLGLLTKNQVRKIAEVHKLWNAHKKESQGLCFVGKIHLFNFLKKKITPKKGEIIYINSTASVYHEKKNFFSKEEELFFLSKKKIYKKSDGKIIGYHQGAYYFTKGQRKGIALGGYKEPLFVIDTDVKKNIVYTGMGKKHPGLYRKSLFIQENNIHWVRKDLSIFEGEKMNVLCRIRYRQPLQKSKLYKIKKGMFIEFENMQCAITEGQFAVWYLGKELIGSGIISMILYSLIF
- the ilvD gene encoding dihydroxy-acid dehydratase — translated: MKKKINNFSQKITKESNLPAAHAMLYATGLKELDFCKAQIGIVSNWYEGNPCNMHLYKLSEKIKSSVITKDLVGFQFSTIGVSDGITMGTSGMRYSLPSRELIADSIETVVDSHHYDGVIAIPGCDKNIPGVMIALLRLNRPSIIVYGGSISSGNYNGKKLDIISSFEALGKKNTFQISENEYKNIVKNSCPGPGACGGMYTANTMASALETMGMMLPYSSSSPSTSENKKIECKEVSKHIKNLLKKNIKPKDIVTKNSIKNGVKLAMCLGGSTNLVLHFLAIAKSANIDFSLKEFQKISNQVPLIGNLKPSGLFLMEDIHKYIGGMPVIIKYLLNEGILYGDCLTVTGKTLYENMKNIPNITFNQKIIHSLDKPIKKNSHIRILYGNLAPEGAIAKITGKEGTIFRGKARVFNSEKEANSAIINNEVLPGVVIVIRYVGPIGGPGMPEMLKPTSYIMGSGLGKKVALITDGRFSGGSHGFVVGHITPEAQSGGLISLVQNDDFIKIDTENNIITLEVKNEEIQKRRRIWIPPLLKVKKGYLYKYAKTVSSASEGCITD
- the ilvB gene encoding biosynthetic-type acetolactate synthase large subunit — encoded protein: MEKKLFYGSEIVIKALLYEKVEYIFGYPGGAIMPIYNSLHDYLNSISHILMRHEQGLIHAAQGYARTTGKIGVCFTTSGPGATNLITGLADALIDSTPIVCITGQVSSHLLGTDAFQETNIIDISIPVTKWNIQVLKAKNICKSIQKGFFIAKQGRPGPVLIDITKDAQLQKTVFHYTRCKYIKNFHPYPCIENKKIMEAAKLINSAKKPLVLVGQGVILAEAENEFKKFVEKTGIPVASTLLGLGVLNSNHHLYVGMLGMHGNYAPNILTNQCDILIAVGMRFDDRVTGDIKKYAKQAKVIHLEIDSSEINKNILCHVPILGDCKLSLKKLIFYVNESIHTKWKDKFFQLKRKEKTIVIQRDLYPKKKGITMGEVVKWINQYKKKNAVLVTDVGQHQMIASRYFNFTCKKSQITSGGLGTMGFALPASIGAQLGAKNRQILCIVGDGGFQMTIQEMGSILEYKIPIKIVLLNNNFLGMVRQWQQLFFDKRYSCTELVNPNFIKLAQAYNIKAKKVNKREELENSVKKALNHKKAFLLEVIIEKEDNVFPMIPSGASVDEIRLT
- a CDS encoding acetolactate synthase, whose protein sequence is MKNKFRIIILGEKETRLLSRILIIFNRKNIKTDHINISNKNKKKPIDTNNQYVIDLKCKEDQLFKIKKLIEKLIGIIHVYSYKLKEKIYEKKWIYH